The stretch of DNA TCTGATGGTGAGGACCTGAAGCTAATTTAGTTAGTCCAAAGACATATTTATTTAACAAGAACAGGGTGACAGGTGACCAGAATTCCGGAACATGAGGATTCCAATAATTTAAAAGGTGCGCAAGAAACCTCAAcatgaatatttttattttacattttaagCCACCCCAAAACACAAGGATTGTTACAAGTGTTAATGAAGATGTTGATGATGAAGAGTTTGATGATCTGGAAGCACTACGACTTGCTGCTTTGCAGAGCTTGGGTTCCAAGGTATAGGTGCAAGAACATTACATTTTGGTCATTGGAAAGTCCTGTTGTGTGTATGTTTGTGTTCTTTTTTGAATGAAGTGTTGTAGTACATTGTTTTCATCCAATCCTCTTTAATTTATCCTTGCAGAATTCACACATCAAGGAAACTCTGAATGCTGCTGATGTGGCAGGCACTCGTCGTGTAAGTCTTGGGAGACGAGACAAGTCAGATTTGCAGATTTTTGCAGTTGAGAGGAGTAACAGTGTTTCTTCTTCAAGTACAGATTATGAGGAAATAGACATAAGTTCGCTCCGTGATGGTACTGTTATTGAAGATAAAAGGGTGTTTCACAACTCAGATGAAAGCGACAGTGACTTCAACATTGATAATCCAGCAAATGAAGAAAAGCTCTTCACAGATTATGTAGAAGAGGATGAAACATTTGAGACTATCCATATGagtgatgaagaagaagaagaagaagaagaagaagaagaagaagaagaagaggaagaagaagtagatgatgatgatgatgatgatgatgatgatgatgatgatgatgatgatgatgatgaaaaggATTACTCAGTTGAGGACTTTGATGACGAGCAGGAGATTGATAACGGTGATAAACATGTTATTAGCAACACTGAAAACTTGTCTGATGATAATGAAGTTATTGATGACAGCACAGTAAGCAATGATGAAGCTGAGAATGTTGTTGACAGTGATGAGGATTTTGAAAGTAATGATGGCTTAAGTGAAATTGGTAATTACCAGGATGATATTGATCTTTCTCATGAAATTCCGGTTGAAAACTTAAGTGAAGATGATGTGCGGGATATTATTGAGGAACAATCAGCAAGCCACTCTGAAATTCTTGAACTTGATTCTGATCTGCCTGATTCTGAAGAGGACATCAGCATTATAAATGACATTAGCATCACTATCCCCAATGAAAGCCATGCTGCAAACAAAGTAGAAAAATGCTTGGAAATCATCAACAGTGTAGAGTGGGAAAATGATCAGAAAATTGGACATAATTCTGGAAGTGACATTGAACAGGTAAATCACATGAACTTGTTATCTTCTCAGCGTATCATCGTTAGTTGCTCAGACAGTGGAGATGAAAAAAGTGATATTCAAGTCAATGAGGAAATCAAAAAGACTGGAGAACTTCAgtcaattgaaagcaaattggCAGATGGCAAAAAGGATAAGGAGAATTTTGGCGACTCATCTTTATCATGTGACATTGTAGAAAAGACTCCATTAAGAACTTCATCGGACACTACAAAGTCAGAgttgacaaaacaaaaagaaaaggctGCTGAAAGTGTTAATCAGACTACTAATTCCAGTGCTACTTGTAAGTCTTCAAATGAAACAGCTGAAAAGAGTTCAACAATTTTTAATGTGAAGAAACCAGAACTACCAAATGACAACTCCTCAAAGATAAAGAAAGACAATGGGCAGGAAACTTTAACAAAGGGAATAAAAGGACACAAAACAAAGGAAGCAGGGAATAAGAAGTGGAAAGGGCAAGTGCAAAATAAGATTGAAGCGACCAAACCCAAGACTGTTAGCACGGATGTTGAGGTTGTTCCTACGACCGGCAAAGCATCAAAAGGTTTAGGTACTAAACCTGACCAGAAGGAAGAAATGGACTTTGATCAGTTGAGTATTGAAGATGAAGACAGTGACTTTGTTGAAGAGGAAGGAGGGAATCTTCCTACCGTGAAATCAAGAGTTGGTTTGAGCAAAATACCAACTGAGCATTTAAGAACTAAAAGGAGCTCATCTAGAGAAAACAGGAGGAAAAGAAGGTGTTCTTATTCACCAGAAAGGGCTCGTACCTCAGGGCGACCACACCATTATCGCTCTCCATCACGAGAGAGATTATGGGATCATCGTTTCCTTGGAAGACATAATGTTGGAGATCGTAAAAGATCATTTTCCCCACCATCAAGGGAAAGGAGGTACTGGGGAAGTTATAGTCGTGGGGAAAGAAGCCGTAGTAGAGATAGAATTCGGAGTAGACTTGACAGTGTTGTGACTAAGAACAGAGAGAACAGACGTTATCACTCGCGTTCGCGCTCTAGGTCAACGTCTAGAACAAGGAGCCTTAGAACTGGATCCAAATCAAAACTACAAGGTAGAAAAGAGACTTCAAGGGATAGTGTCAAGGCCAGTGTTAGAGAACGGCTTGAGATTAATAAAGAAAGGAGTGCGTTTTTGAAAAGGAGTGATTCAAGCACTCGTGATAATAGTATCAAAAAGAAATCATTGACAGTTAAGGAATCTAAGTCTGGCTCAGACTTATTTGTACCTAATGGAGCCAAAGTGGAGTCCAAGAAAAAGACTGTTAAAGTTACGGAGGTGAAAACCAAGCAGCCAAAAGGTTTGTCTTGTATTGTTAAGTGTTGTTTACATGGGAGAACATCCATGGATCCCTTGTCAATGGAAAGCACTTGGTTAATTGCAATGTTGatgttaaggtggctgaacacagtttttgataccaatgtttcatttacctttttctctaaaacccttgatcctttagttgccaaaaatggtagcaagcaagttGACAACATGGACTCCATTGttttgatagttaagctgacgtaAATGccattgccatggcaacataaataaatgaaaacagGCCTCTAAAAtaggttttgtttatttgcagaaaatctggtgtttaaatttactttataatttgcatgcaacaagcttgtaatgATGCTCACAAGTTGACaatattgtaataataatttgacagagagatctttaattaaaccttgttgaaggttcactggaatatctagaatttcctgtcttaaagttcaattttttttgcaatactcCTGTTACTTAGGGTGCATTttattgggaaaatccaaaaacagatTTGTGATCCCATATAAATGGATTCTTCAGCATCAAAAAATCCacaaaaggattattttccaagacgacgcaaacaaacaaacccagagttgcatgcaatttgaaaaacaaaacaaaaaatagcgTTAAACTGGTTTGTTTTGGGGAAATTCTTCGATGACAATGCTATCGGGAAAAAAAAGCCTTAGCGGTCGatgaaaagaaataacaaaaaacatGCATGCTAAGGTACAAATTGATtacagagggtattttttcactttccttTTTTAGCTGTAGaaaaggtgctaacaatattattgctgtcaagaaagGTTTAGTGTgctttctggtgtgaaatttgcaggaaacctaactattttcgaaCTATTCGTGTCTTCGATCGTACAGTAAAAGTGGCACgtgaaaaacatttgggctaaactttcatgtacggtagctgttgtgtatcatttttgtatggaaaaccgcttgtcaaaaatacttttttcaaatcctttcccaaaaaaacactgaaggggtgaatctcaaaaatcggGATTTAGAGttgatccgaagtatcctccttgAGTGTGGAGGCTTTGGATTTCGCCAAGAAAACACAAAATCtgtttttggattcaagaatcgGTTTtcagattttcccaaaaaaacgcacacTTACACTGTATTTTCTTaagtattttcgtgccaaatttcgttaaattctaaTGAGTGGTTCTCCAGAAATAGGCGTATTTCTGAGAAAGCTATTCCACATTCAATTACAATTTTTTAACTTAACTATGCATGAGCTGCATTTAACTGTGGTTTtttgataacaaagaaaaatccgCGAAGtgcggagttctttgcatcgttaccttttttaaaatacatttctcataaaagactaaaaccatcaaaacactgtTCAATTCTACAGATagcggaagcattgagcaaataaaatgcttgctgtattgaagccatatttattttttgcaatccttgcaCACACGCTGCATTGCGTTAGCAGGAGTGCGCAcgaaaactgtgttcggccaccttaaATGTAGGATTAATACAAGGAATATGCATTAATGTGCTGCTTAATGCCCTGCTGCCTTCatagttttttgctttttcttattGATGCCTGTGGTAGATGAAAGATCTTTTGAGTAACAATACAGCAGTTTACAAAGTTCTTTGATGGATCTTTCTCACACAAGGGtcataggaaaaaaaattcagtcgctAGGAAGAGTGATAGGGCtaatttcaacattttgcatgtaaactgaatgctgGAAACAGAAGATACTGAACAGCCTTCTTCTGTGATCTTCTGCTCTCCATTTTAACATCCCTAATGTCATAAGGTTATTTTTGTTCTTGCTATGCATGCAGC from Montipora capricornis isolate CH-2021 chromosome 9, ASM3666992v2, whole genome shotgun sequence encodes:
- the LOC138016978 gene encoding protein starmaker-like — its product is MDATQQEKHNVFRQDIYRMAFSNEPPQNTRIVTSVNEDVDDEEFDDLEALRLAALQSLGSKNSHIKETLNAADVAGTRRVSLGRRDKSDLQIFAVERSNSVSSSSTDYEEIDISSLRDGTVIEDKRVFHNSDESDSDFNIDNPANEEKLFTDYVEEDETFETIHMSDEEEEEEEEEEEEEEEEEEVDDDDDDDDDDDDDDDDDDEKDYSVEDFDDEQEIDNGDKHVISNTENLSDDNEVIDDSTVSNDEAENVVDSDEDFESNDGLSEIGNYQDDIDLSHEIPVENLSEDDVRDIIEEQSASHSEILELDSDLPDSEEDISIINDISITIPNESHAANKVEKCLEIINSVEWENDQKIGHNSGSDIEQVNHMNLLSSQRIIVSCSDSGDEKSDIQVNEEIKKTGELQSIESKLADGKKDKENFGDSSLSCDIVEKTPLRTSSDTTKSELTKQKEKAAESVNQTTNSSATCKSSNETAEKSSTIFNVKKPELPNDNSSKIKKDNGQETLTKGIKGHKTKEAGNKKWKGQVQNKIEATKPKTVSTDVEVVPTTGKASKGLGTKPDQKEEMDFDQLSIEDEDSDFVEEEGGNLPTVKSRVGLSKIPTEHLRTKRSSSRENRRKRRCSYSPERARTSGRPHHYRSPSRERLWDHRFLGRHNVGDRKRSFSPPSRERRYWGSYSRGERSRSRDRIRSRLDSVVTKNRENRRYHSRSRSRSTSRTRSLRTGSKSKLQGRKETSRDSVKASVRERLEINKERSAFLKRSDSSTRDNSIKKKSLTVKESKSGSDLFVPNGAKVESKKKTVKVTEVKTKQPKDLRSRLSEKKPDQDSERPKKPTRKDSVVVSKEKELDARIQKIKQQNEAILKRAKEIQAEKMKFR